The following nucleotide sequence is from Gymnodinialimonas phycosphaerae.
CCATGCGCTGGAGGCCGCCGAGGGTGCCGCGCCGATCACCGTCAACGCCCACTTCAACGCCGACCAGATCGTGCAGCATCTTCATGGGCGCGGCATCATGGTGCAGCACGAACAGCCCGATATTCTGGACTCTGGCGGAGCCGTGAAACGGGCCGCCCAAAGCATGCCCAAAGGCCCCATGGCCACGCTCAACGCCGATAACGTGTGGACCGGCACGGCGCCGATCCCACTGCTGCGCGCGGCGTTCGATCCCGCCAGGATGGGCGCGCTTCTGCTGCTGGTGCCCCGTGCGCAGGCCATCGGGCGCCTTGGTGGCGGCGATTTCGCGATGGGCGCTGACGGACGGCTGAGCTTCGACAAATCGCCCGATACCTACGTCTACACCGGTGCGCAGATCCTTGACCCCGCGCCGTGCCTGAGTGACCCGCGCGACGTCTTTTCGCTGCGCGATATCTGGCAGGCCTACGCCGCCCAAGGGCGCCTCTTCGGGCTTGTTCACAAGGGTCAGTGGGCCGACGTGGGCCACCCCGACGGCATCAGGATCGCCGAGGAGATGTTGCATGTTTTTTGACCCCTCCCCCCGCCCGCGCGTCTTCGCCACGCCCCTTGGCGTGGACTTCTGCACCGCACTGATCGACGGCCTCGACATGGCGCTGGACGGGCAGGGGCCCGAGGCCCTCGCGCGGGTCGAGATCCACGTCGCCAACGGCCGGATGCAGCGCCGCCTGCAAGCGCTTTACGCCCAGCGCGGTCCCGGCCTGCTGCCGCGCATTCGGCCTGTCCTGTCCCTGGCCGAAACGGCGGATCTGGAGGGGCTGGCCCCCGCCATGTCGCCGCTGGCCCTGCGGCTGGAACTGGCGCAACTGATCGCCAAGCTGATCGACGCCAACCCCGATCTGGCCCCGCGCGCAGCTCTTTATGACCTTGCCGACAGCCTTGCGGATTTCATGGGCGAGATGGTGGAGGAAGGCGTCACCCCGGCCGATATCGCGTCCCTCGACATGGGCGAGCATTCCGAGCATTGGGCCCGCGCCCGCGATTTCCTTGGCATCGCGCAGCAGGTCATCGCGGCGGGCGACAAGCCCACGCCAGAGGCACGGCAGGCGCAGGTGGTGGAACGGTTGGTCGCCCAATGGAAGTTGAGCCCGCCAAGCCATCCGGTGATCGTCGCGGGCTCTACCGGGTCGCGGCGGGCGACGTTCCGGCTGATGGAGGCGGTGGCAAAGCTGCCCCAGGGCGCCGTGATCCTGCCCGGTATCGACCGGGACATGCCAAGCGCGATCTGGCGCGGGTTGCTTGATGGACGGCGCAGCGGCTTGGCGGGGGAAGACCACCCGCAATTTCGATTGGCGAAATTGCTCGACGCGATGGACCTCGACCCGGCGCAGGTCGCGCTTTGGGGCAGCGCCGCGCCCGCAGTCCCCGCGCGCAACGCGGTGGTGTCGCTGG
It contains:
- a CDS encoding nucleotidyltransferase family protein; the protein is MSLPCLILAAGFGTRMGALTADRPKPLIQVAGRTLLDHALEAAEGAAPITVNAHFNADQIVQHLHGRGIMVQHEQPDILDSGGAVKRAAQSMPKGPMATLNADNVWTGTAPIPLLRAAFDPARMGALLLLVPRAQAIGRLGGGDFAMGADGRLSFDKSPDTYVYTGAQILDPAPCLSDPRDVFSLRDIWQAYAAQGRLFGLVHKGQWADVGHPDGIRIAEEMLHVF